In Paenibacillus sp. 1781tsa1, one DNA window encodes the following:
- a CDS encoding DUF47 domain-containing protein, with translation MKLKKKKDIFFETLENMADTVVQAADYFSQHVSNLQDVTLFANEMKKYESQCDDYVHTIITELNKTFITPIERDDIMELTTTLDDVLDGLEATASRFYMYQLTDPDEYIVQFAEILRQSAYEIQKAIHLLSQKKLLAIREYTIRLNDLENQGDEVLRMCIKNLFATVPDPIELIKRKEIYERLETTTDACEHVANVLESIIMRNS, from the coding sequence ATGAAGCTTAAGAAGAAGAAGGATATATTTTTTGAGACACTGGAGAACATGGCAGATACGGTTGTTCAAGCGGCAGATTATTTCTCCCAGCATGTTTCCAACCTTCAGGATGTGACTCTTTTTGCCAATGAAATGAAGAAGTACGAGTCCCAATGTGATGACTATGTGCACACAATCATTACGGAACTCAACAAAACGTTTATCACGCCGATCGAACGCGATGATATTATGGAGCTGACAACAACACTTGATGACGTATTGGACGGACTCGAAGCAACGGCTTCCCGTTTCTATATGTACCAACTGACGGATCCTGACGAATATATCGTGCAATTTGCTGAAATTTTGCGCCAATCGGCTTACGAAATTCAGAAGGCTATTCATTTGCTGTCTCAGAAAAAATTGCTGGCGATTCGCGAGTACACGATTCGATTGAACGATCTGGAAAACCAGGGCGACGAAGTGCTGCGCATGTGTATCAAGAACCTTTTCGCTACCGTTCCTGATCCGATTGAATTGATCAAACGTAAGGAAATTTACGAACGTCTTGAGACAACAACGGATGCTTGTGAACACGTAGCAAATGTGCTCGAATCCATCATCATGCGTAATTCTTAA
- a CDS encoding DUF3048 domain-containing protein, translating into MKFLKWNKAASAASLFILSLSLVACQNQDVAQMPLQPEPTPAPVQEEQTVEESNTSLYTAPLTGLPVDEAITRRPLAVMINNAPAARPQSGLSSADIILEVLAEGGITRFIAIFQSEGGAETVGPVRSIRPYLIELGESYDGVLVHAGGSPEAYSILQRQQKQHMDEISNGGPYFWRSKDRKAPHNLYTSADKLREGADIKGYSHEFKSPVYIYNEEGATSAGETVKQFDIHYLLDSYRVTYDYDEVSGRYMRMVNGKADQDLDNGTQLGAANIIVAGADHKVLDSVGRLSVNLEQGGEAMLFQNGKMIRGQWVKKQGDIIRFVQDGSEVALVPGKTFISIVPNQPEFSSHVKLAVQQ; encoded by the coding sequence TCAGCCAGAACCGACACCTGCACCTGTACAAGAAGAACAGACTGTGGAGGAATCCAACACGTCTCTCTATACAGCACCTCTTACAGGTCTGCCTGTAGATGAAGCGATTACGCGTCGACCACTCGCCGTCATGATTAATAATGCACCAGCGGCTCGGCCCCAATCGGGTCTAAGTTCAGCCGATATCATTCTTGAAGTCCTCGCAGAGGGAGGCATTACCCGTTTCATAGCCATTTTCCAGAGTGAAGGCGGTGCGGAGACGGTTGGACCTGTTCGCAGTATACGTCCATATCTGATTGAGCTCGGCGAAAGTTATGATGGGGTACTTGTTCATGCCGGAGGCAGTCCGGAGGCGTATTCCATTTTGCAAAGGCAGCAGAAACAGCATATGGATGAAATATCGAATGGTGGACCTTATTTCTGGCGTTCCAAGGATCGTAAAGCCCCACATAATCTGTATACTTCAGCGGACAAGCTCAGAGAAGGGGCGGACATCAAGGGCTATAGCCATGAGTTTAAATCTCCCGTATACATCTATAACGAAGAAGGCGCGACATCCGCAGGAGAGACAGTGAAGCAATTCGATATCCATTATTTATTGGATAGTTACCGGGTGACGTATGATTATGATGAAGTTAGCGGACGATATATGAGAATGGTGAATGGTAAGGCAGATCAGGATCTGGATAATGGGACTCAACTTGGCGCAGCGAACATCATTGTGGCAGGTGCAGATCACAAGGTGCTCGATAGTGTAGGGCGGTTGTCCGTTAATTTGGAACAGGGTGGGGAAGCCATGTTGTTTCAGAACGGTAAGATGATTCGTGGGCAGTGGGTGAAGAAGCAGGGGGATATTATCCGGTTTGTTCAGGATGGTAGTGAAGTGGCTCTTGTGCCGGGTAAAACCTTTATCAGCATTGTTCCCAATCAACCGGAATTCTCCAGTCATGTGAAGCTGGCTGTGCAGCAATAA